One Oryza sativa Japonica Group chromosome 8, ASM3414082v1 DNA window includes the following coding sequences:
- the LOC9271033 gene encoding xyloglucan endotransglucosylase protein 7, which translates to MGQARAHLLASLWAFYLILAISMVTGDLTNDLDILWGNSKVFYDNSGKQTISLTLDRWTTSAFRSKSTYLFSRIDMDIKLVAGDSAGTVTTLYMITEGLWQFHDEIDLEFLGNSTGEPYTLHTNLYARGKGGREKRYKLWFDPTADFHTYTIIWNQRNILILVDDKLIRQIKNNLMYSVPYPTYQPMRVYGSIWNADDWATMGGRVKTDWSQAPFTAYFRNYRAIACPPQQSSPLCGQSSGNWFNQELDVTRKQQLQEVDANYKIYDYCTDTKRFKDNLPKECTIN; encoded by the exons ATGGGGCAGGCTAGGGCTCACCTCCTAGCCTCCCTGTGGGCTTTCTACCTCATCCTAGCAATCTCCATGGTCACTGGCGACCTCACCAATGACCTCGACATACTGTGGGGAAACTCAAAGGTGTTCTATGACAACTCCGGCAAACAGACTATCTCACTGACTCTTGACCGCTGGACGACCTCCGCATTCCGGTCGAAGAGCACATACCTCTTCAGTAGGATCGACATGGACATCAAGCTCGTTGCTGGAGACTCAGCTGGAACCGTGACTACTCTTTAT ATGATAACAGAGGGCCTATGGCAATTCCACGACGAGATTGACCTTGAGTTCTTGGGGAACTCCACTGGCGAGCCGTACACCCTGCACACTAACCTGTATGCCAGAGGGAAAGGTGGCAGAGAGAAGCGGTACAAGCTCTGGTTTGATCCCACTGCAGACTTCCATACCTACACCATCATCTGGAACCAAAGAAATATCCT AATCCTTGTTGATGACAAGCTGATCCGGCAGATCAAGAACAATTTGATGTACAGTGTCCCGTACCCAACCTATCAGCCAATGAGGGTATATGGCAGCATCTGGAATGCCGATGACTGGGCAACAATGGGAGGGCGGGTGAAGACTGACTGGTCGCAGGCGCCATTCACAGCATACTTCCGGAACTACAGGGCTATCGCTTGCCCCCCACAACAGAGCTCCCCACTCTGCGGCCAGAGCTCCGGAAATTGGTTCAACCAGGAGCTGGACGTGACACGGAAACAGCAACTACAGGAGGTGGATGCCAACTACAAGATCTACGATTACTGCACTGACACCAAGAGGTTCAAAGATAATCTCCCCAAAGAGTGTACGATAAACTAG